A genomic region of Lates calcarifer isolate ASB-BC8 linkage group LG9, TLL_Latcal_v3, whole genome shotgun sequence contains the following coding sequences:
- the bmpr1bb gene encoding bone morphogenetic protein receptor, type IBb — protein sequence MVAVWSTQEWAWQAFLLVTGLASLSRGSDANMLDTMLLKNGRKGGSERKAEESNSAATVSAQNMLWCHCYHHCPEDSVNNTCMTDGYCFTMVEEEEGGVAVLTAGCLGLVGSEFQCRDNVRSRRALECCTDQDYCNRDLHPTLPPLMTSDYVDSSIQYMALFISITVCSIILGLILVFCYFRYKRQESQPRYSIDLEQDETYIPPGESLKDLIEHSRSIGSGSGSGLPLLVQRTIAKQIHMVKQIGKGRYGEVWMGKWRGERVAVKVFFTTEEESWFRETEIYQTFLMRHDNILGFIAADIKGTGSWTQLYLITDYHENGSLYDYLKSNTLDVKSLLKLAYSSISGLCHLHTEIYGTQGKPAIAHRDLKSKNILVKKNGSCCIADLGLAVKFNSDTNEVDIPPNLRVGTKRYMPPEVLDETLNRSYFQSFIMADMYSFGLIIWEMARRCISGGIVEEYQLPYHDLVPTDPSYEDMREVVCIKKQRPSFANRWSSDECLRQMGKLMSECWAHNPASRLTALRVKKTLAKMLETQDIKM from the exons CCAACATGTTGGATACCATGCTGCTGAAGAACGGACGGAAGGGGGGATCAGAGCGAAAGGCAGAGGAGAGCAACAGCGCAGCCACAGTTTCAGCTCAGAACATGCTCTGGTGCCACTGCTACCACCACTGCCCCGAAGACTCAGTCAACAACACTTGCAT GACTGATGGTTACTGCTTCACcatggtggaggaggaggagggcggtGTGGCTGTCCTCACTGCTGGTTGCTTAGGACTGGTTGGCTCTGAGTTCCAGTGCAGA gacaATGTACGTTCCAGGAGAGCTCTCGAGTGTTGCACAGATCAGGACTATTGCAACAGAGACTTGCATCCCACTCTTCCTCCGCTAATGACGTCAG ATTATGTGGACAGCAGTATCCAGTACATGGCTCTGTTCATTTCAATCACAGTCTGCAGCATCATCCTTGGTCTCATCCTAGTCTTTTGCTACTTCAG ATACAAGCGCCAGGAGTCACAGCCCCGCTACAGTATCGATCTAGAGCAGGATGAGACCTACATCCCCCCTGGGGAGTCTCTGAAGGACCTGATAGAGCACTCCCGGAGCATCGGATCTGGCTCTGGGTCAGGACTCCCTCTACTG GTGCAGCGAACTATTGCCAAGCAGATTCACATGGTTAAGCAGATTGGAAAAGGGCGATATGGAGAGGTCTGGATGGGcaaatggagaggagagagagtggcCGTCAAAGTCTTCTTCACtacagaggaagagagctgGTTCAGAGAGACTGAAATTTATCAGACCTTCCTGATGAGACATGACAACATACTTG GATTCATAGCAGCCGACATTAAAGGAACCGGCTCATGGACTCAGCTCTACCTGATCACAGACTACCACGAGAACGGATCCTTGTATGACTACCTCAAGTCCAACACCTTAGACGTCAAGTCTCTGCTCAAACTGGCCTACTCCTCCATATCAGGTCTCTGTCACCTTCACACTGAGATCTATGGCACACAGGGCAAACCGGCCATTGCACACAGAGACctgaagagtaaaaacatccTGGTTAAAAAGAACGGATCCTGCTGTATAGCAGACCTCGGGCTGGCTGTCAAGTTTAACAG TGACACCAATGAAGTGGATATCCCTCCCAACCTACGCGTTGGTACAAAGCGCTACATGCCACCTGAAGTGTTGGATGAAACCCTGAACAGGAGCTACTTCCAGTCTTTTATAATGGCCGACATGTATAGTTTCGGCCTCATCATTTGGGAGATGGCCCGACGTTGCATCTCTGGAG GAATTGTGGAGGAGTATCAGCTGCCCTATCACGACCTGGTGCCCACCGATCCTTCCTATGAGGACATGAGAGAGGTTGTCTGCATTAAGAAACAAAGGCCTTCATTTGCAAATCGTTGGAGCAGTGATGAG TGTCTACGACAGATGGGAAAACTGATGTCGGAGTGCTGGGCTCACAACCCGGCCTCTCGCCTCACAGCCCTGAGGGTGAAGAAGACCCTGGCGAAGATGTTAGAGACCCAGGACATCAAAATGTGA